One Phoenix dactylifera cultivar Barhee BC4 chromosome 14, palm_55x_up_171113_PBpolish2nd_filt_p, whole genome shotgun sequence DNA window includes the following coding sequences:
- the LOC103704775 gene encoding cytochrome c-like: protein MATFAEAPPGNQKSGEKIFKMKCAQCHTVEKGAGHKQGPNLNGLFGRQSGTTPGYSYSTANKNMAVIWEESTLYDYLLNPKKYIPGTKMVFPGLKKPQERADLIAYLKESTSS, encoded by the exons ATGGCGACGTTCGCGGAGGCTCCGCCCGGCAATCAGAAATCCGGGGAGAAGATCTTCAAGATGAAGTGCGCTCAGTGCCACACCGTGGAGAAAGGAGCCGGTCACAAGCAAG GTCCTAACTTGAATGGTCTTTTTGGGAGGCAATCCGGTACCACCCCCGGTTATTCTTACTCTACTGCGAACAAGAACATGGCTGTGATATGGGAGGAATCAACTTTATATGACTACCTACTTAATCCTAAGAAG TATATTCCTGGTACAAAGATGGTTTTCCCTGGTCTGAAGAAGCCTCAAGAGCGTGCAGATCTGATTGCTTATCTCAAGGAATCCACATCATCATAA